The proteins below are encoded in one region of Methanosarcina barkeri 3:
- a CDS encoding MBL fold metallo-hydrolase, translating into MISKKLIDLGVLALRQRNSRGTFKPHISLRFRDNAGDLRTFSIDTTRTVGKHIQPDAYLITHAHSDHYGKSAMLSPNAFCSEKTAMALEIRHDRKYAGSMCKLGDEIDIEGTKVKTFPTEHTAGASAFYWENDVGTRILVTGDVKDASSLPPCDVLITEANYGDPADPSCHFADDLEGMKSALFEKGPVAFGAYEFGKAQRAVELIRGFGYDGAIRMEARTRALTRSMLEDAGELAGLDSGEDDGVFIVAPWNLDKLPWNMKKYVLSCRMDYPYPTIRISDHLDACGLEDMVRRLSPEVTLVYHPGGNRPSKFSKHLNSIGIDSISIDQIGNVLSNEFI; encoded by the coding sequence GTGATTTCTAAAAAACTGATTGATCTTGGTGTGCTGGCGCTCAGGCAGCGTAATTCCCGCGGGACATTTAAACCGCATATCTCACTTCGGTTCAGGGACAATGCCGGGGACTTGCGTACTTTTTCTATTGATACCACCAGGACGGTTGGAAAACATATCCAGCCTGATGCTTATCTTATAACTCATGCTCACTCTGACCATTACGGAAAATCGGCTATGCTCTCTCCTAATGCCTTTTGTTCTGAAAAGACAGCAATGGCTCTTGAAATCAGGCACGACAGAAAATATGCAGGCAGCATGTGTAAGCTTGGGGATGAAATCGATATAGAAGGAACAAAGGTAAAGACATTTCCTACGGAACACACCGCAGGCGCGAGTGCTTTTTACTGGGAAAACGATGTAGGGACAAGGATTCTGGTTACAGGCGATGTCAAAGATGCAAGCAGCCTTCCTCCGTGTGACGTCCTTATCACTGAAGCTAACTACGGAGACCCTGCAGATCCCTCCTGCCATTTTGCAGATGACCTTGAAGGCATGAAATCTGCGCTTTTCGAAAAAGGGCCTGTAGCCTTTGGGGCATATGAATTCGGAAAGGCTCAGCGCGCAGTTGAACTCATAAGAGGCTTCGGATATGACGGTGCCATCCGTATGGAGGCAAGGACAAGGGCTCTTACCCGCAGTATGCTTGAAGATGCCGGAGAACTTGCAGGGCTTGATTCCGGAGAAGATGACGGGGTTTTCATAGTTGCTCCCTGGAATCTTGACAAGTTGCCCTGGAACATGAAAAAATATGTTTTAAGTTGCCGCATGGATTATCCTTACCCAACAATCAGGATAAGCGATCATCTTGACGCTTGCGGACTTGAAGATATGGTCAGGAGACTTTCCCCTGAAGTTACTCTTGTCTATCACCCAGGAGGGAATAGACCTTCAAAATTTTCAAAACATTTAAATTCGATAGGAATTGATTCGATATCTATAGATCAGATCGGTAATGTTTTAAGCAATGAATTTATTTAA
- a CDS encoding methylenetetrahydrofolate reductase C-terminal domain-containing protein has protein sequence MIITSAKPLEEILALLKDEDDIFIIGCNVCAAKLKTGGEPEILEMIRQLEKNGKHVVGWALPTAACSVRSFDSLVQKNEKIKEARCILVMGCGSGVSTVSSVTEVPVLGSNDTLSLGGSSEGKLLSGQCIMCGKCTIGEFGGICPKSRCPKGLLNGPCGGAVDGMCEVNRENDCVWTLIYNRLKKINRLDLLYTIHAPQEHIID, from the coding sequence ATGATTATAACTTCAGCAAAACCCCTTGAAGAAATCCTGGCCTTATTGAAGGACGAAGATGATATATTTATTATCGGATGCAATGTCTGCGCTGCAAAATTGAAGACCGGTGGAGAACCCGAAATCCTTGAGATGATCCGACAACTTGAGAAAAACGGAAAGCATGTAGTAGGCTGGGCTCTTCCCACAGCAGCCTGCAGTGTCAGGTCTTTTGATTCCCTTGTCCAGAAAAACGAAAAAATAAAAGAGGCACGCTGTATTCTGGTTATGGGCTGCGGTAGTGGAGTTTCAACGGTTTCCAGTGTAACAGAGGTACCGGTATTGGGCTCAAACGATACGCTTTCTCTGGGAGGTTCAAGCGAGGGTAAGCTGCTTTCAGGACAGTGCATAATGTGTGGAAAATGCACAATTGGTGAATTCGGAGGAATCTGTCCTAAATCACGGTGCCCAAAAGGACTCCTAAACGGGCCCTGTGGAGGAGCTGTTGACGGGATGTGTGAAGTCAACAGAGAAAACGATTGTGTATGGACTTTGATTTATAATCGGTTGAAAAAAATAAATAGACTTGATCTCCTTTACACAATTCATGCCCCTCAGGAGCATATAATTGATTAA
- a CDS encoding ribosome biogenesis/translation initiation ATPase RLI: MRIAILNKDRCQPRRCSKECEKYCPRVRTGDETIVFEEDGKPVISEELCVGCGICVNKCPFKAIMIIGLPEALTEPTHRYGANGFALFGLPVPRIGKVTGILGPNGIGKSTSVQILSGALIPNFGQEKGDWDTVLEHYSGTALYDYFKAVVDGKVRVSQKPQYVDLIPKAFKGKTSELLEKTDERGVLDELIDYLDLKSVIDRKISELSGGELQRVAIAACAAKDAQFYFFDEISPYLDIYQRINVARLIQNISKDRAVLVVEHDLAILDMLTDVIHIAYGEPAAFGVVTLPKSVRVGINQYLKGYLPEENIRIRPEAIKFEVHPPREDYQLRSMVAFNGFSKKFGDGFSLKATGGSLREGEVLGVVGPNGIGKSTFVKVLAGEIKPDEGDPGIDVKISYKPQYIKADIPVRVQDFLRGISKHFGTSYYEVEISNPLQLDKIYDSLLTDLSGGELQRVAIAACLTHEADLYILDEPSAHLDVEQRSMVTKVLNRFAENNGKTALVVDHDIYMIDMLSQRLMVFEGKPSVYGEAHGPFSMENGMNRFLKNLGITFRRDEETRRPRVNNLGSRLDREQKDSGNYYYSAGD, translated from the coding sequence ATGAGAATAGCTATACTTAATAAAGATAGGTGTCAGCCCAGACGGTGCAGTAAGGAGTGCGAGAAATATTGCCCGAGGGTCCGGACAGGGGACGAAACTATTGTTTTTGAGGAAGACGGAAAGCCCGTCATTTCCGAGGAACTATGTGTAGGCTGTGGAATTTGCGTAAACAAATGTCCTTTTAAAGCCATAATGATCATAGGGCTTCCTGAAGCTCTGACAGAACCCACTCACAGGTATGGAGCAAACGGTTTTGCCCTCTTCGGGCTACCTGTGCCAAGGATAGGAAAAGTAACAGGGATTCTCGGCCCTAACGGGATAGGAAAAAGTACGTCAGTCCAGATTCTTTCAGGAGCTTTAATCCCTAACTTCGGACAGGAAAAAGGTGATTGGGATACTGTGCTTGAACACTATTCCGGAACTGCACTTTATGACTACTTCAAAGCTGTTGTGGACGGGAAAGTTCGGGTTTCCCAGAAACCCCAGTACGTGGACCTTATCCCTAAAGCTTTCAAAGGAAAAACCTCCGAACTGCTAGAAAAAACCGATGAGAGAGGAGTCCTTGATGAGCTTATCGACTATCTCGATTTAAAAAGCGTAATCGACAGGAAAATTTCGGAATTGAGCGGCGGAGAGCTGCAGCGTGTGGCAATAGCAGCATGTGCGGCAAAGGATGCTCAGTTCTACTTCTTTGATGAAATTAGTCCCTACCTTGACATCTACCAGAGGATTAACGTCGCCCGCCTGATCCAGAATATCTCAAAGGATAGGGCTGTGCTCGTAGTAGAGCATGACCTTGCGATCCTGGATATGCTCACTGATGTCATTCACATTGCCTACGGAGAGCCTGCTGCTTTCGGTGTGGTTACTCTTCCAAAGAGCGTACGTGTTGGGATCAACCAGTATCTCAAAGGCTATCTCCCTGAAGAAAATATAAGGATACGGCCTGAAGCCATCAAGTTTGAAGTCCATCCTCCAAGGGAAGACTACCAGTTAAGGTCTATGGTTGCCTTTAATGGTTTTTCAAAGAAGTTTGGAGACGGCTTCTCCCTCAAAGCTACAGGTGGGAGTCTTCGTGAAGGCGAGGTGCTCGGAGTAGTGGGCCCTAACGGGATAGGAAAGTCAACCTTCGTAAAAGTGCTTGCAGGGGAAATCAAACCTGATGAGGGCGATCCAGGCATAGATGTCAAAATCTCTTACAAGCCTCAGTATATTAAAGCCGACATTCCTGTGCGCGTACAGGACTTCCTGCGTGGGATCTCTAAACACTTTGGTACCAGCTACTACGAGGTAGAAATTTCGAATCCACTCCAGCTTGATAAGATCTATGACAGTCTTCTTACAGACCTTAGCGGTGGAGAACTGCAAAGAGTTGCGATTGCAGCTTGCCTCACTCATGAAGCCGACCTTTATATTTTGGACGAGCCCAGCGCCCATCTGGACGTGGAACAGCGTTCTATGGTCACGAAAGTCCTCAACCGCTTTGCCGAAAACAACGGGAAGACAGCGCTTGTCGTAGACCACGATATCTACATGATAGACATGTTGAGTCAACGACTTATGGTTTTTGAAGGCAAACCTTCAGTATACGGTGAGGCGCATGGTCCGTTTAGCATGGAAAACGGTATGAACAGATTCCTGAAAAACCTGGGCATAACCTTCCGAAGAGATGAGGAAACAAGGCGTCCACGTGTGAATAACTTGGGCTCACGGCTTGACAGGGAACAAAAAGACAGTGGAAATTACTATTACTCAGCAGGTGATTAA
- a CDS encoding bifunctional methylenetetrahydrofolate dehydrogenase/methenyltetrahydrofolate cyclohydrolase encodes MSDEGYESRIIDGKVLAKKIEGEVESGIKALVSDRGVTPGLATVLVGDDPASKMYVRLKHKACERVGIRAEDHFLPAETSQEELISLINTLNKDRNVHGILLQLPLPKHLFPQEAMEAIAPEKDADGFHPYNMGKLMIGDEGLVPCTPHGVIRALEEYNVPIKGKNVVIVGHSNVVGKPMAAMFLNRNATVSVCHVFTDDLKKYTLGADILVVAAGVKHLIKADMVKEGAVIFDVGITQEKDGVYGDVDFENVIKKAALITPVPGGVGPLTIAILMKHVLNCAETNF; translated from the coding sequence ATGTCAGACGAAGGGTATGAATCACGAATTATAGATGGGAAAGTTCTTGCAAAGAAAATTGAAGGTGAAGTGGAGTCTGGAATTAAGGCTCTTGTAAGTGACAGGGGAGTTACGCCCGGACTTGCTACCGTTCTTGTTGGCGATGACCCAGCTTCCAAGATGTACGTCCGCCTGAAGCATAAGGCCTGTGAACGTGTGGGCATTCGGGCAGAAGACCACTTTCTTCCGGCAGAAACCAGTCAGGAGGAACTTATCTCCCTGATCAATACCCTTAACAAAGACAGGAATGTGCATGGAATTCTGCTTCAACTCCCACTTCCTAAACACCTCTTCCCTCAGGAAGCAATGGAAGCCATAGCTCCTGAAAAAGATGCGGATGGTTTTCATCCCTACAATATGGGAAAGCTAATGATTGGAGATGAAGGGCTTGTACCCTGCACTCCGCATGGGGTTATCCGGGCGCTTGAAGAATATAATGTGCCTATTAAAGGCAAAAATGTGGTTATTGTCGGGCACAGCAATGTTGTCGGAAAACCCATGGCAGCAATGTTCCTTAACCGGAACGCAACCGTTTCGGTTTGTCACGTATTCACGGATGACCTTAAAAAATATACTCTAGGTGCAGACATCCTGGTGGTTGCTGCTGGGGTCAAACACCTCATAAAAGCCGATATGGTAAAGGAAGGTGCAGTAATTTTTGATGTGGGTATTACCCAGGAAAAAGACGGCGTATACGGAGATGTAGACTTCGAAAACGTGATCAAAAAAGCAGCCCTAATCACCCCTGTTCCTGGAGGGGTTGGCCCTCTGACAATTGCCATACTTATGAAGCACGTACTTAACTGTGCAGAAACGAATTTTTGA
- the cofE gene encoding coenzyme F420-0:L-glutamate ligase produces the protein MSSENTSIQMFGIKTPIIREGDDIVQILYEALEEAGLVPIDGDIFVLAESAVGTSERRVVKLASVTPGERAKVLGEKYGIDPREMELVLHECDEIFGGVPGAALTITKGVLAPNAGIDASNAPEGYVILLPEDPQKSSGIIRSRLEQRYSCRLGVIIGDSRTQPLRLGCSGIALGVSGFIPVEDARGTNDIYGKPLRITYKAVADNLVSAAELLMGEAGERIPCVLIRGAPVCMINEPYDMPTIPMEGCMYFGNIIKGRPEDKNCKKNI, from the coding sequence ATGAGTTCAGAAAATACTTCCATCCAGATGTTTGGAATTAAGACCCCTATTATCAGGGAAGGGGATGATATTGTACAGATTCTATATGAGGCTCTGGAGGAAGCAGGGCTTGTCCCTATTGACGGGGATATTTTCGTACTTGCAGAATCTGCAGTTGGCACGTCGGAAAGAAGAGTCGTCAAGCTTGCAAGCGTAACTCCAGGCGAAAGGGCAAAGGTGCTTGGGGAAAAGTACGGGATTGACCCCAGGGAAATGGAACTCGTGCTTCATGAATGCGATGAGATTTTTGGAGGTGTTCCAGGAGCTGCTCTTACAATCACAAAAGGTGTTCTGGCTCCAAATGCAGGAATCGACGCTTCAAATGCCCCTGAAGGTTATGTAATCCTGCTCCCTGAAGACCCCCAAAAAAGTTCCGGGATTATCAGATCCCGGCTTGAGCAGCGTTACTCATGCAGGCTAGGGGTAATTATAGGAGACAGCAGGACTCAGCCTCTCAGGCTTGGCTGTTCGGGAATTGCTCTTGGAGTTTCAGGTTTTATACCTGTGGAAGATGCGCGGGGAACTAACGATATCTATGGAAAACCTCTACGTATTACATACAAGGCTGTAGCAGACAATCTTGTCTCGGCTGCCGAACTCCTTATGGGAGAGGCCGGGGAAAGGATACCGTGTGTACTTATCCGTGGTGCTCCTGTATGCATGATAAATGAGCCCTATGATATGCCAACGATCCCAATGGAAGGCTGTATGTATTTCGGCAATATAATAAAAGGTCGGCCTGAGGATAAAAACTGCAAGAAAAACATATGA
- a CDS encoding methylenetetrahydrofolate reductase, producing MLFNFREKLNSSKFLVTAEVSPPKGTRFSVPLEDARQLKGIVDAINVTDNQCSIMHMSSLAFSKFLLDEGHEPIMQLTCRDRNRIGLQSDLLGAYALGIRNICVMTGDFPSCGDHPGSKPVYDLDSVHLLQLVRKLDSGINFAGDRLDGGTSFCAGAVSGIDPDKPLQLIKLEKKVRSGADFIQTQAVYDVGMFEEFMEAISYLEVPVIAGLIPLKSLGMAEFMNRNISGVNVPEEIMFRIKDSPDPVEEGLLIASETIKELMKLSRGVHIMPVGSHNNTSRLLSMAGLSGK from the coding sequence ATGCTCTTTAATTTTCGTGAAAAACTGAATTCCAGCAAATTTCTGGTTACTGCTGAAGTCTCCCCTCCTAAGGGCACAAGATTCTCAGTTCCCCTCGAAGATGCTCGTCAGCTCAAAGGAATTGTAGATGCTATAAACGTTACGGACAATCAGTGCTCAATTATGCACATGAGTTCCCTGGCTTTTAGCAAGTTTCTGCTTGATGAGGGACACGAGCCTATTATGCAGCTCACCTGTCGGGACAGGAACAGGATAGGACTTCAGTCCGATCTTCTTGGAGCGTATGCTCTGGGTATCCGGAACATCTGTGTGATGACAGGAGATTTTCCTTCTTGTGGAGATCATCCAGGTTCAAAGCCCGTATATGACCTCGATTCCGTACATCTCCTGCAACTTGTCCGGAAGCTTGACTCGGGCATTAATTTTGCAGGAGACAGGCTGGATGGGGGAACTTCTTTCTGTGCAGGTGCAGTTTCTGGCATAGACCCTGACAAACCTCTGCAACTCATAAAGCTTGAGAAAAAAGTAAGGTCCGGAGCTGACTTTATTCAAACTCAAGCGGTTTATGATGTAGGCATGTTTGAGGAGTTTATGGAGGCTATAAGCTACCTTGAAGTGCCTGTAATTGCAGGTCTTATTCCTCTGAAATCTCTGGGTATGGCCGAATTCATGAACAGAAACATTTCAGGAGTTAATGTGCCTGAAGAAATCATGTTTCGCATAAAAGACTCACCTGATCCTGTTGAAGAAGGTCTTTTAATAGCTTCAGAGACTATAAAAGAGCTTATGAAACTCTCAAGAGGGGTTCATATTATGCCCGTAGGCTCTCACAACAATACCTCAAGACTGCTTTCTATGGCTGGACTTTCCGGAAAATAA
- a CDS encoding DUF1699 family protein translates to MKIRVVSSREEIFTLNPNERVVHLAFRPSNKDVLGLVETCPKIEVIQLPKSYMATVSKSIEMFLEMQRIQLIEGDVWGHRKDINEYYTIPSSVTEKIKEMKSEGISTEDIEAKVSRENMLNPEMVAYIITKESTA, encoded by the coding sequence ATGAAGATCCGAGTGGTTAGTTCCAGAGAAGAAATCTTTACACTTAACCCGAACGAGCGCGTTGTTCACCTGGCCTTCAGGCCATCGAACAAGGATGTTTTGGGCCTGGTTGAGACCTGCCCAAAAATCGAAGTAATTCAGTTGCCAAAATCCTATATGGCTACAGTTTCAAAGTCCATAGAGATGTTCCTTGAGATGCAGAGAATCCAGCTCATTGAAGGGGACGTCTGGGGCCACAGAAAAGATATAAACGAGTACTATACCATTCCTTCCTCAGTGACTGAAAAAATAAAGGAAATGAAATCCGAAGGTATATCCACTGAGGATATTGAAGCAAAAGTTTCAAGGGAAAATATGCTTAACCCTGAAATGGTCGCTTATATCATAACTAAGGAATCCACTGCCTGA
- the folP gene encoding dihydropteroate synthase has protein sequence MVVDTEICGIKIGDRYPAHVMGIINFSPESFYGNSVISPDSALETALKMVEEGATFLDLGARSTWIHAEPISRKQELERILPVLEALEGNVDAVISVDTMFSEIAEEVLKRGADIINDVSGFTADPRMIEVVADYGCPAVVMASNKLPGDPLGMDAIIESLESIIQAAEAGGISPEKLILDPASGRWIEEKLPVHDFETLDDFERLKILEKPLLAALSRKSFIGDLLGKPATERLYGSLAAAAIAVYKGAHIVRTHDVPETADVVKLSGAIRSRPSVVKEGRYEVSVVEVKTPQDAAMAMRKLGVTVTGSKVMQNKSIHLMLKIRNLTTTEALIIKQEILARGGDAALTRNAVSHETEMTDVLIMGTLLQFERLARKLEGQARSLPLIAEMIRECIANRNDLEYRYLR, from the coding sequence ATGGTTGTTGATACTGAAATATGTGGTATTAAAATAGGAGATCGATACCCTGCACACGTTATGGGTATTATTAACTTTAGTCCTGAGTCCTTTTACGGAAATTCGGTCATAAGCCCGGACTCTGCGCTTGAGACTGCCCTGAAAATGGTTGAGGAAGGAGCAACATTCCTTGATCTTGGAGCTCGTTCAACCTGGATACATGCCGAACCTATTAGCAGGAAACAGGAACTTGAACGTATTTTGCCAGTGCTTGAAGCACTGGAAGGCAATGTGGATGCTGTAATTTCCGTAGATACAATGTTTTCTGAAATCGCAGAAGAAGTTCTCAAAAGAGGAGCTGACATTATAAATGATGTTTCCGGTTTTACAGCAGATCCCAGAATGATTGAAGTAGTGGCAGATTACGGATGTCCTGCTGTTGTTATGGCCTCAAATAAATTACCTGGTGACCCCCTTGGAATGGATGCGATTATCGAATCCCTCGAATCCATAATACAGGCTGCTGAGGCAGGCGGCATAAGTCCGGAAAAGCTCATACTTGACCCTGCATCCGGCAGGTGGATCGAAGAAAAACTTCCTGTTCATGATTTTGAGACTCTTGACGATTTTGAACGCCTTAAAATCCTTGAAAAGCCTTTGTTAGCAGCTCTCTCAAGAAAATCTTTCATAGGAGATTTGCTTGGAAAACCTGCAACTGAAAGGCTCTATGGCAGCCTGGCTGCAGCAGCTATTGCAGTTTACAAAGGTGCTCATATCGTCCGTACGCATGATGTACCTGAGACCGCAGACGTTGTAAAACTTTCAGGAGCTATCAGAAGTAGGCCAAGTGTAGTAAAAGAGGGTAGGTATGAGGTCTCTGTGGTTGAGGTAAAGACACCACAGGATGCAGCCATGGCAATGCGGAAACTTGGGGTTACCGTGACAGGCTCAAAGGTAATGCAGAATAAAAGCATCCATCTTATGCTAAAAATTCGTAATCTTACGACCACAGAGGCTTTGATAATAAAACAGGAGATACTTGCTCGGGGAGGGGATGCAGCCCTGACAAGGAACGCAGTTTCCCACGAAACGGAGATGACTGATGTGCTTATAATGGGTACTCTACTTCAGTTTGAACGTCTTGCCAGGAAGCTTGAAGGACAAGCGCGCTCCCTTCCACTTATTGCCGAAATGATCCGAGAATGTATTGCAAATCGGAACGATCTGGAATATCGATACTTGAGGTAG
- a CDS encoding ATP-dependent DNA helicase, translating into MKIESLDLPDEVKRFYLDSGILELYPPQAEAVEKGLLEGRNLLAAIPTASGKTLLAELAMLKSILAGGKALYIVPLRALASEKFKRFREFSELGIRVGISTGDYDLRDEGLGVNDIIVATSEKTDSLLRNETIWMQEISVVVADEVHLIDSPDRGPTLEVTLAKLRKMNPSCQILALSATVGNADELAAWLEAELVVSEWRPTELLEGVFFNGTFYCEDREKSIEQSTKDEAVNLVLDTLKKDGQCLVFESSRKNCMAFAKKATSTVKKTLSTENRKILAEIADEILEISDTDTSTNLAACVRSGTAFHHAGLTTPLREIVEDGFRAGKIKLISSTPTLAAGLNLPARRVIIRSYRRYSSEDGMQPIPVLEYKQMAGRAGRPRLDPYGEAVLVAKSYNEFVFLFENYIKAEAEDIWSKLGTENALRTHVLSTISNGFARTYDELIDFLEATFFAFQYSNFGLSTVVNECLNFLRQEGMLEKTDALIPTSFGRLVSRLYIDPLSAARIAKGLKEAKSLSELTLLHLVCSTPDMRLLYMRNHDYQDINDYVMAHASEFVKVPSSFDATEYEWFLGEVKTSLLLLDWVHEKSENEICLKFGTGEGDIHAIADIAEWIMHVTAQLAGLLDLKGAKEATELEKRIHYGAAPELMDLLDIRGIGRVRARRLYEAGFSSSAELAGADLEKVAALLGPKIADRIFRQIEGRDAVPQIVESEHPEKSSSSGQKTINDY; encoded by the coding sequence ATGAAGATAGAAAGTCTCGATCTGCCCGATGAAGTAAAACGGTTTTATCTCGATTCCGGAATTCTGGAACTTTATCCTCCTCAGGCCGAAGCAGTGGAAAAAGGGTTGCTTGAAGGAAGAAACCTGCTTGCTGCAATCCCAACGGCTTCAGGGAAAACACTCCTTGCCGAACTTGCAATGTTGAAGTCCATCTTAGCAGGAGGAAAGGCACTCTATATCGTACCTCTCAGAGCTCTTGCTTCCGAAAAATTCAAGCGGTTTAGGGAGTTTTCGGAACTTGGAATTCGGGTCGGGATATCTACAGGTGACTATGACTTGCGGGATGAAGGACTCGGAGTAAACGACATTATTGTGGCAACCTCCGAGAAAACCGATTCACTGCTAAGAAACGAAACCATCTGGATGCAGGAAATTTCGGTTGTTGTGGCAGATGAGGTGCACCTCATAGATTCACCGGATAGGGGTCCAACGCTTGAGGTCACTCTTGCAAAGCTTCGGAAAATGAATCCTTCCTGCCAGATTCTGGCGCTGTCTGCAACTGTCGGGAATGCCGATGAACTTGCAGCCTGGCTGGAAGCCGAGCTTGTAGTAAGTGAATGGAGACCTACCGAGCTCCTCGAAGGGGTATTCTTTAATGGGACTTTCTACTGCGAAGACAGGGAAAAAAGTATTGAGCAGTCCACAAAAGATGAAGCCGTGAACCTTGTGCTGGATACTCTCAAAAAAGATGGTCAGTGCCTGGTTTTCGAAAGCAGTAGAAAAAATTGTATGGCTTTTGCAAAAAAGGCGACTTCAACTGTTAAAAAGACACTTTCTACAGAAAACAGGAAAATCCTTGCAGAAATCGCAGATGAAATCCTGGAAATCAGTGACACTGATACTTCAACGAACCTTGCAGCCTGTGTCCGTTCGGGGACAGCTTTTCATCATGCGGGTCTTACCACGCCTTTAAGGGAAATTGTAGAGGATGGTTTCAGGGCTGGAAAGATCAAGTTAATTTCAAGCACGCCTACTCTAGCAGCCGGACTCAACCTGCCTGCACGACGTGTAATTATACGAAGTTATCGGCGTTATTCTTCTGAAGACGGAATGCAGCCTATTCCTGTGCTCGAGTATAAACAGATGGCAGGCAGGGCAGGCAGACCAAGGCTTGATCCATACGGAGAGGCGGTACTTGTTGCAAAATCATATAATGAATTTGTTTTCCTTTTTGAGAACTACATAAAGGCCGAAGCCGAAGATATCTGGTCCAAACTCGGAACCGAAAATGCTCTCAGGACTCATGTGCTCTCTACAATTTCCAACGGTTTTGCGAGGACATATGATGAACTAATTGACTTTCTGGAGGCAACGTTTTTCGCTTTCCAATACTCGAACTTCGGGCTTTCCACGGTTGTGAACGAATGCCTTAACTTTTTGCGTCAGGAAGGAATGCTTGAAAAAACCGATGCCCTTATTCCTACAAGCTTCGGAAGACTTGTTTCAAGGCTCTATATCGACCCTCTTTCAGCTGCTCGCATTGCAAAGGGCCTGAAAGAAGCAAAGAGCCTGAGTGAGCTTACCCTACTTCATCTGGTGTGCAGCACACCTGACATGCGCCTTCTATACATGCGGAACCATGATTATCAGGATATCAATGATTATGTAATGGCTCATGCAAGCGAGTTTGTAAAGGTGCCAAGTTCTTTCGACGCTACAGAATATGAATGGTTCCTGGGAGAAGTCAAAACTTCTCTCCTTCTGCTTGACTGGGTCCATGAAAAGTCTGAAAATGAGATTTGCTTGAAGTTCGGTACCGGGGAAGGTGACATTCATGCAATTGCGGATATTGCGGAATGGATAATGCATGTTACCGCTCAGCTTGCAGGGCTCCTTGACCTGAAAGGTGCAAAAGAAGCCACAGAACTTGAAAAAAGGATTCATTACGGAGCAGCCCCCGAACTTATGGACCTGCTCGATATCAGAGGTATAGGGCGCGTGAGAGCAAGAAGACTTTATGAGGCAGGTTTCAGTTCCTCAGCAGAGCTTGCAGGAGCTGACCTTGAGAAAGTAGCAGCTCTTCTCGGGCCGAAAATTGCAGACCGGATTTTTAGGCAGATTGAGGGCAGGGATGCAGTCCCTCAAATTGTTGAGTCTGAACATCCTGAGAAAAGTTCTTCTTCAGGGCAAAAGACAATTAACGATTATTGA